From Pongo pygmaeus isolate AG05252 chromosome 1, NHGRI_mPonPyg2-v2.0_pri, whole genome shotgun sequence, one genomic window encodes:
- the LOC129015046 gene encoding mitochondrial import receptor subunit TOM5 homolog, which yields MFWIEGLTPKLDLEEMKQKTCKDVISSIRNFLSYVALLQVTPFILKKLDSI from the coding sequence ATGTTCTGGATTGAGGGCCTCACACCGAAGCTGGACCTGGAGGAGATGAAACAGAAGACATGCAAAGATGTGATCTCCTCCATACGGAACTTCCTCAGCTACGTGGCCCTACTGCAAGTCACTCCTTTTATCTTAAAGAAATTGGACAGCATATGA